Proteins encoded by one window of Lathyrus oleraceus cultivar Zhongwan6 chromosome 1, CAAS_Psat_ZW6_1.0, whole genome shotgun sequence:
- the LOC127074694 gene encoding cell division control protein 2 homolog 1, which yields MDQYEKVEKIGEGTYGVVYKARDRVTNETIALKKIRLEQEDEGVPSTAIREISLLKEMQHRNIVRLQDVVHSEKRLYLVFEYLDLDLKKHMDSSPEFVKDPRQVKMFLYQMLCGIAYCHSHRVLHRDLKPQNLLIDRRTNSLKLADFGLARAFGIPVRTFTHEVVTLWYRAPEILLGSRHYSTPVDVWSVGCIFAEMSNRRPLFPGDSEIDELFKIFRILGTPNEDTWPGVTSLPDFKSTFPRWPAKDLAAVVPNLEPAGLDLLSSMLCLDPSKRITARSAVEHEYFKDIKFVP from the exons ATGGACCAA TATGAAAAGGTTGAGAAAATTGGTGAAGGAACTTACGGTGTGGTTTATAAGGCTCGTGACCGTGTTACCAATGAGACTATAGCTTTGAAGAAAATTCGACTTGAACAGGAGGATGAAGGAGTTCCTAGTACTGCTATTCGTGAGATTTCTCTTCTTAAGGAAATGCAGCATAGGAACATCGTTAG GTTGCAGGATGTTGTGCACAGTGAGAAGCGATTGTATCTGGTTTTCGAGTATCTGGACTTAGATCTGAAGAAGCATATGGATTCATCTCCCGAGTTTGTAAAAGATCCTCGACAAGTAAAA ATGTTCCTTTATCAAATGCTCTGTGGAATTGCTTACTGTCATTCACATAGAGTTCTTCACCGAGACTTGAAACCACAAAATTTGTTGATAGATCGCCGTACTAATTCTCTAAAGCTTGCAGATTTTGGATTGGCCAGGGCATTTGGCATTCCTGTCAGAACATTTACACACGAG GTAGTTACACTATGGTACCGAGCTCCAGAAATATTGCTTGGATCTCGTCATTATTCTACCCCAGTCGATGTTTGGTCAGTGGGGTGTATATTTGCAGAGATGTCAAACCGACGACCTCTATTCCCCGGGGATTCCGAGATTGACGAATTATTTAAAATATTCAG AATCTTGGGTACACCAAACGAAGATACATGGCCAGGAGTAACTTCATTGCCTGATTTTAAATCAACATTTCCCAGGTGGCCAGCTAAG GACCTAGCGGCCGTGGTTCCAAATCTTGAGCCAGCTGGTCTTGATCTTCTTTCT AGCATGCTTTGCTTGGACCCCAGCAAAAGAATCACTGCAAGGAGCGCCGTGGAACATGAATACTTCAAAGACATTAAATTTGTACCCTAA